A single Streptomyces sp. Edi2 DNA region contains:
- a CDS encoding HAD family hydrolase, with protein sequence MGKHATHIVWDWNGTLFHDIDAVIGATNSAFAEIGLEPITLETYRDLYCVPVPRFYERLMGRLPTDAEWLVMDEAFHRHYSTHRLGCELAEGVDMLLEGWQTAGRSQSILSMYGHDELLPIVRDFGIESRFVLVEGRTGPSGGSKSAHMVRHLAAMEGVDPARTVVIGDAVDDAVAARDAGAHAVLYTGGSHSRASLAAAAVPVVDTLAEAVELAGGIAV encoded by the coding sequence ATGGGGAAGCACGCGACACACATCGTCTGGGACTGGAACGGCACCCTGTTCCACGACATCGACGCCGTCATCGGGGCGACGAACTCCGCCTTCGCGGAGATCGGGCTGGAGCCGATCACCCTCGAGACGTACCGGGACCTGTACTGCGTGCCCGTGCCGCGGTTCTACGAGCGGCTGATGGGACGCCTGCCGACGGACGCCGAGTGGCTGGTGATGGACGAGGCGTTCCACCGCCACTACAGCACGCACCGCCTGGGCTGTGAGCTCGCCGAGGGCGTGGACATGCTCCTCGAGGGGTGGCAGACGGCCGGACGCAGCCAGTCGATCCTGAGCATGTACGGGCACGACGAGCTGCTGCCGATCGTGCGTGACTTCGGGATCGAGTCGCGGTTCGTGCTGGTGGAAGGCAGGACCGGGCCGTCCGGGGGCAGCAAGAGCGCACACATGGTGCGGCATCTGGCGGCGATGGAGGGCGTGGATCCGGCGCGCACGGTGGTGATCGGTGACGCCGTGGATGATGCCGTGGCCGCGCGGGACGCGGGCGCCCATGCGGTGCTCTACACGGGCGGCTCCCACAGCCGGGCGAGCCTGGCGGCCGCCGCGGTGCCGGTGGTGGACACGCTCGCCGAGGCGGTCGAGCTGGCGGGCGGTATAGCCGTCTAG
- a CDS encoding Rv3235 family protein — translation MTGTNGTTAHSTSVTVTTLTAAATAATAAGSEPAERPTASPRSPRSPRSARPPRPIQPPRPSDSTPVPPAGTTPAPPAGIASTPSTGTPGDDGGPRPRPAGTPETAPTVPRPRRSPADGRSPADRRPLGTADRRPLGPAGSGPGSPARGTGPGRRGPGSAGRGPTRGAPHPGRSAALAAAASRRSGTSAPSTPVNAAGVPLPSAAARRRAHESRPHHWFAHQLVLALSGQRPVHALLGHALPAAYDRLAELAPQAPLRPVTASGRRGEAPTVRDCGLCRPRRGVIEAFARIAADGRLRALAFRLELGADSRWRCAALDIGPSPALRGPAS, via the coding sequence ATGACCGGCACGAACGGCACCACGGCGCACAGCACATCCGTCACGGTCACCACACTCACCGCAGCCGCTACGGCCGCCACAGCCGCGGGCAGCGAGCCCGCCGAGCGGCCCACGGCGTCCCCTCGGTCCCCTCGGTCCCCTCGGTCCGCCCGGCCTCCTCGGCCCATTCAGCCCCCTCGCCCCTCAGACTCCACGCCTGTTCCGCCCGCCGGCACCACGCCCGCGCCCCCTGCCGGCATCGCGTCCACGCCCTCCACCGGCACCCCGGGCGACGACGGCGGTCCTCGCCCCCGCCCCGCCGGCACACCGGAGACGGCCCCCACCGTCCCCCGGCCCCGCCGCTCGCCCGCCGACGGCCGCTCCCCTGCCGACCGCCGTCCCCTCGGCACCGCCGACCGCCGTCCCCTCGGCCCCGCAGGGAGCGGCCCCGGCTCGCCCGCCCGTGGCACCGGTCCGGGGCGTCGCGGCCCCGGCTCCGCCGGCCGCGGCCCCACCCGCGGCGCCCCGCACCCCGGCCGCTCCGCAGCCCTGGCCGCCGCCGCGAGCCGGCGGTCCGGCACCTCCGCCCCGTCCACGCCCGTGAACGCGGCCGGTGTCCCCCTGCCGAGCGCCGCGGCGCGGCGCAGGGCGCACGAGAGCCGGCCGCATCACTGGTTCGCCCATCAGCTGGTGCTCGCGCTCAGCGGACAGCGCCCCGTCCACGCCCTGCTGGGGCATGCCCTGCCCGCCGCGTACGACCGGCTGGCGGAGCTCGCCCCGCAGGCGCCGCTGCGGCCGGTCACGGCGTCCGGCCGGCGCGGCGAGGCCCCCACCGTGCGCGACTGCGGACTGTGCCGGCCGCGCCGCGGCGTCATCGAGGCCTTCGCCCGGATCGCGGCGGACGGGCGGCTGCGGGCCCTGGCCTTCCGGCTGGAGCTGGGCGCCGACTCCCGGTGGCGCTGCGCCGCCCTCGACATCGGCCCGTCCCCGGCACTCCGCGGCCCGGCCTCCTGA